The following is a genomic window from Bacillus sp. FJAT-52991.
GCTCAGGTAATTCTAATTGAAAACCATCCACAATTCTTTGCTCAAATAATCCATGTTTATAGCGAATCCCATATCCATGTCCTGGTAGATCGAGTGAAGCTAATGAATCGAGGAAACAAGCGGCCAAGCGACCAAGTCCACCATTCCCTAGTGCCGCGTCGTACTCGATTTCTTCAAGCTCTTCTAATGAAATATGTAAATCCTTTAGCCCTTCTTCTACCACATCATAAATGCCAAGATTTAATAAATTTTGACCTAATAGACGCCCAAGCAAAAATTCAATCGACAAATAATAAACTTTCTTTTCTTTACTATATTCTTCATTCGTTTGAATCCAATTGGAGCTAATGTATTCTCGTACCATGTTTCCTAGCGTTTGAAATTGATCAGACAATGTCGAATCTTGAAAGCTTTTCCCATACGTTCTTTCAATCCGCTTTAAAAAGGCTGCCTTAAATGCTTCTTTATTAGAAAACATGACTTTCCCTCCTAGATGATAAGTCAGAATATAATTCGCTATATTGTTTCGCCGATTGTGACCAACTATAATCACATACCATGGCCTGTTTCACAATGCTCTCCCAGACGTCTTTTTTCTCATACATTTGAATCGCTCGTCTAAATGTGAACAATAGATCATGTGCATTAAAATTCGTAAAAGAAAAACCGTTTCCTTCACCAGTTTGTTCATTATAGGAAAGGACGGAATCATTCAGCCCTCCCGTTTCGCGCACAAGCGGCAATGCTCCATATTTCATTGCGATCATTTGTCCAAGTCCACAAGGCTCAAATTTTGAAGGCATAAGAAACAAATCAGAGCCCGCATAAATCTTATGAGCTAGCCCTTCATCAAATCCGATATACGAGCGCACTTTTTGTGGATATTTCCACTCCATCTCTTTAAAAAACCATTCAAACTCATCCTCACCCGTACCGAGAACAATGAATTGAACATCTTCCTCGATCATTTCATGAAACACCCGCGTCACTAGCTCCAACCCTTTTTGCCTTGTAAAGCGAGAAATAATAGAAACAATTCGAGCATTGGCCTTCTCCTCTAATCCAAACATTCGTTGAAGCAATTGTTTGTTCTCTTTCTTTCCGCTCAAGTGATCGCGGTCAAAAGGCACAATTAAAGGATCTGTCACGGGATGATAGATCGAATCATCAATCCCATTTAATATACCGATCAGCGCATCTTCTCTTTCTTGTAACACGCCATCCAAACGCTCCCCAAAATAAGGAGTTAAGATTTCATTCCTATATGTAGGGCTGACGGTCGTAATCACATCGGCTGAAATGAGTCCACCTTTCATAAAATTAATGCAATCATAAAACTCCAGTTGGCGGCTATTAAAATACTGACTATGTAAATTTAATAAATCAGTGAGTACACTTTGTGGAAAAATCCCTTGATACAGTAAATTATGAATTGTAAATGCCGTGCGAATCAATTCATAGCCCGGACGATTTTGATGCTCCACCCTCAACATAAAAGGGATCATCGCCGTATGCCAATCATGACAATGAATAACATCTGGGTAAAAATCTATATGAGGCAAGCTATCTAACACAGCTCTAGTGAAATAGGAGAACCTTTCGCCATCATCACCAAATCCGTACATTTTTTCACGATAAAAGTAGTACTCGTTATCGATGAAATAATAGACAACACCATCTTTTTCAAGCTGTTCAATGCCACAATATTGGTTTCTCCAACCGACAGGCACAATATACTCAGCGACTTTTTTCATTTGTGCTTGATACTCCAAAGGGATCGTTCCATATTTAGGAAGGACCACTCGAACATCCATGCCTTGCTTCTTTAACTCTTTCGGTAGAGAGCCGGCTACATCCGCCAGCCCCCCTGATTTAACGAA
Proteins encoded in this region:
- the glgA gene encoding glycogen synthase GlgA, which gives rise to MKLLFVVSECVPFVKSGGLADVAGSLPKELKKQGMDVRVVLPKYGTIPLEYQAQMKKVAEYIVPVGWRNQYCGIEQLEKDGVVYYFIDNEYYFYREKMYGFGDDGERFSYFTRAVLDSLPHIDFYPDVIHCHDWHTAMIPFMLRVEHQNRPGYELIRTAFTIHNLLYQGIFPQSVLTDLLNLHSQYFNSRQLEFYDCINFMKGGLISADVITTVSPTYRNEILTPYFGERLDGVLQEREDALIGILNGIDDSIYHPVTDPLIVPFDRDHLSGKKENKQLLQRMFGLEEKANARIVSIISRFTRQKGLELVTRVFHEMIEEDVQFIVLGTGEDEFEWFFKEMEWKYPQKVRSYIGFDEGLAHKIYAGSDLFLMPSKFEPCGLGQMIAMKYGALPLVRETGGLNDSVLSYNEQTGEGNGFSFTNFNAHDLLFTFRRAIQMYEKKDVWESIVKQAMVCDYSWSQSAKQYSELYSDLSSRRESHVF